The Bernardetia sp. ABR2-2B DNA window TTCGTTTTGGAAATATCAGTTCTGCCAAAACACAATGGCTTGTTCGTGGTGTAGTAAAAGGAATTGGAGATTATGGAAATGCTTTCGGAATACCAACAGTAGGTGGAGAAGTTTATTTTGATGAATGTTATAATGTAAACCCTTTGGTAAATGCTTTTTCGGCAGGAATTGTAGAAACAGATAAAATTGCTTCTGCTATTTCGTTTGGCGTAGGAAACCCAGTATATATTGTAGGTTCTGCAACAGGAAAAGATGGAATACATGGAGCTTCATTTGCCTCAAAGGATATTTCAGATGATTCTATAAAAGACCTTCCAGCCGTACAGGTAGGCGACCCTTTTCAAGAAAAACTACTTTTAGAAGCAACTTTAGAAGCCATTGCCACAGGACATTTGATAGGAATCCAAGATATGGGAGCAGCAGGAATCACTTGTTCGACTTCTGAAATGAGTGCAAAAGGAGAACACGGAATGAAAATCTATTTGGATAAAGTTCCGACAAGACAAAAAAACATGCAGCCTTTTGAGATTTTGCTTTCAGAATCACAAGAACGTATGCTTATTGTTATCAAGAAAGGAAAAGAAGCCGAGCTACAAGCTATTTTTGATAAATGGGACTTGAATTGCGCTCAAATTGGAGAAGTAACTGATACAAAAAGATTAGAGTTTTATGTAAATGATGAACTAGTAGCTGATGTTCCTGCCGATGATTTAGTTTTGGGTGGTGGTGCGCCAGTGTATCATAGAGAATATACAGAACCAGAATATTACAAAGAATTTCAGCAGTTTCAGATAGATGAAATAGAAGAGCCAGAAGACGAAAAATTACCAGAAATAGCTAAATTCTTAATTGGACATCCAAATATTGCTTCTCGTCGTTGGATTGCAGAACAGTACGATTCAATGGTCGGAACGGCAAATACATCAACGAATGAGCCTTCTGATGCTGCCATTGTAAACGTAAAAGGAACAAACAAAAATATTGTTATTTCGGTAGATTGTAATTCTCGTTATGTAAATTCAGACCCTGAAAAAGGAACAACAATAGCTGTTTGTGAAGCTGCAAGAAATATTGTTTGTAGTGGTGGAGAGCCTGTTGCGATTACAAATTGTCTGAATTTTGGAAATCCATATATTCCAGAAGTATATTGGCATTTTGTAGGAGCGATAAAGGGAATGAAAACAGCTTGTGAAAGATTGGGTACGCCAGTAACAGGTGGAAATGTAAGTTTTTATAATCAGTCTTCTGATGAAGGACCTGTTTTTCCTACTCCGACAATCGGAATGTTAGGTCTTTTGGAAGATATTAATCTCAAAATGACTCTTGATTTCAAAAATGAAGGCGATATTATTTATCAATTAGGAACATCAAGAAATGATATTTCTTGTTCGGAATATTTGTACTCGTATCATAATTACAAAGCCTCTCCTGCTCCTTTTATTGATTTGGAAGAAGAAGCAAAACTTCAAGAAACGATTTTAGAGCTTATCAAAAACAAACTTATCGTTTCTGCTCACGACATTTCGGACGGTGGGCTTTTCGTAACGCTTACAGAATCTGCAATGGCAGCAAATAAAGATTTAGGTTTTTCTGTAAAGACTACTTCTCACAAAGTCCGTAAAGATGCTTTTTGGTTCGGAGAAAGTCAGAGTAGAGTAGTTGTTTCGGTTTCTAAAGATAAGAAAGAAGAGTTTGAGACAATGCTAAATAATCAGAATGTAGCTTTTTCAGAGCTTGGAAGTGTAGTTTCTGAAAAAGTATGTCAAGTAGATGGAAATATTTGGCTGTCAGTTGATGATGCAAAACAAGAATTTGAAGCTACTTTACCGAAGTATTTGAATTAATTTTTTGTATAACAGACTTCCCAGTCTGTTGAATTTAAAGTAAAACAAAAAGGATATGGAATTTTTTATGGTTCTGTATCCTTTTTTTTATTGCAAAAATAATTTAACGGACTACAACCAATTGAAAGTATCAGCTATTGTTTCATGAACCTTCTGCATAGTTGTTTCGTTTATCATTCCTATTTTTTTTATAAATCTATCTTTATCGTTATAGATAGGCTGTACTTGCCAACAATCAACAGCAAATATTTTTTCTAGGTTAGGATTATCATTATTTTCTATTTTTACTATTGATTTTGATGAGATATAATCTTCTTTCCAATCAATAAGAGGCAAAACGGCTATAAATGAAAATGAAACTCCTACGGTAGTTATTACTGCAAATACCATTTTGTCTTTTTCATTTTTAATAATTTTGGGTAAATTGACTAGCCATATTTCTCCTTTTTTCATGCTTTATAAAAGTTTAGTGCCTCTAAAATAGCTTTTGTATAAAAAATAAGACTTAAAATACAGAAGATTTGTTGAATCTCCAATCATTATAGCTAATCAAAAAAATGGAAATACTGAAAAAACCTGCAAGGAGTATATGAATTAAGATTTTTAATTTTGATGTTTTTATTAGATGGATTATAAAACACAAAATAAAACCAAAAAACTTATGAACTTCAGAAAAGCCACAAAAGAAGATATTTCAATAATCGTAGAAATGATTGCTGATGACGAATTGGGAAAAAAGAGAGAAAACTTTCAGAATCCTCTACCACAAGAATACATAAAAGCATTCGAAGAAATAAATGCTGACAAGAATCAAGAGCTAATTATAGTCCAAGACGAGAATAATGAGATTATAGGAACTTTACAACTCTCATTTATCCAATATTTAACTTATCGTGGTGGAATTAGAGCGCAAATAGAAGCTGTTAGAATCCGAAAAGACAAAAGAGGAATCGGACTTGGAAAAACAATGTTTGAATGGGCTATTAATAGAGCAAAAGAGCGAAATGCACATCTATTACAACTCACAACAGACAAACAAAGACCACAAGCTATTAAATTCTATGAAGATTTGGGTTTTAAAGCGACGCACGAGGGAATGAAAATACACTTTTAGCAAAAAAAGGCTACAGAATTTAAAAACTCTGTAACCTTTTTTATTAGAAAATTTTACCTCAATAAAACATCAAGAGTTTCTATTTTTTCTCAAACCACTTTTCATAAACTTTTTGCTGTTTTTTAGAAGGATTATCTATTTTATCAATTCTATATCCTTTTGTATCATCAGCTTCTAATTTGATAGTTAGTGTTTGCAAAAGTCCATCACGAGCAATCAATAAAACGACTTCTTCGCCTACGCCTTTGTATTGTAAAATCTCTGCAAGTTCGCCATTCGAAGTAACTCTAAAGTTATCTGCTGCAATAATTTCATCATTTACATTCAAACCTTGCTTGTAAGCTGCGCCATCTCGCTCTGTACTTCTTACTTTTAAGTTTCCTCCACTTTCAGAAGTTCTTATTCCTAAGGTTGCTTTTGAGGTGTTTTCAGAAACCATAAGTTTAAGACCAGCATAACCCAAATAAGTCGCATAATCTGGCACTTGAGTTCCATAAACTACATTATCAAAAAATGATTTGAAAGGCTTTCCTGCAATAATTCCTACAGCTGCCTGAAACTCTTCATCTGTATAACCTCTTTTCTGTTTTTTGTAATATTCATTATACAAATAACGCATTACATCATCAAGATTTTTCTTAGCATCCGTACTTTCAATAATCATTAAATCCAACATCGCAGCATAAACACTTCCTTGTCCATAATACGAAACCGTCGTATTTCCAGAATTTTCATTTGGGCGATAGGCTTTTATCCACGCATCAAAACTTGCTTCTGTAACTGGCTGAACGTGTCTTCCTTTTTTATTTTCTGCTGCCGAAATATTTCCAGAAAGTGTATTTAGATAATAATTATCATCTACAAAACCTGCTCTAGTCAAAAGCAATTCGTCATAATAAGAAGTAAAACCCTCAAAAATCCAGAGCAAATTAGTGTGTTGTTCTTGTGTATAATCATAATTGGTAAGCGCAAAAGGACGCAAACGCTTTACATTCCAAAGATGAAAATATTCGTGAGCTACCAAACCCAAAAAGCCTAAATAACCACGCTGAGTTCCATACGACATTCTATCGACAACCAAACTAGTAGAGTTGAGGTGTTCTAATCCACCACCACCACGAGCTGAATTATGAACAAGAAATTTATAATCTTCTGCTGGATTTTCGCCCCATACTTTTGTTGCAGCTTCTACTACTTTAGCCATATCTTTTGTGATTTTGGCTTCATCATAGTTTCCTTTTCCATACATCACAACTGAATGTTTTACACCTGCTGCTTCAAACTCTAAGATTTCTTGATTACCAATTTCGATAGGAGAATCTGCCAAAATATCATAATTTGGAATTTCAAAAATATTTTCTTTTCCATCCTTATTTTTTAACGATGTAGAAATTGTTTTCCAATCATTTGGCTTTTCGATTTCTAAGGTTGCCTGTTCATTTTTCATTCCATCTACATACATAAAAATACTTGTAGGAATAAGTGCAGCGTGAGAAGCATCAATAAAACTTGTTCTTACAGAATGCTCAAAACCATAGACATCATACATAATTTTGACACTTGATTTGCCGTTAGTTTTAACTCTCCATACATTTTTTGAGATTTTCTCAATATCAGAATCAGATTTTACGCTCTCTAAACCTTTAGCAAATTCACGAATGAGGTACGACCCTGGAGCCCAAACAGGCATTACAAAATCGATACTTTCTTTGTCTTTAATTTCATTTACCTCAATTGTAACACTCGTATAATGTGTTTGAGGAGCAGGAAACTCTATTTTATAATTTATTTTTTGAGAAAAACTTGAAAATGAAATACTTGTAAAAAGTAATACTAGGAGAAATACTGATAAAACAGTTTTAAAATTTCGGAATAACATATTGATTAGGTTAGTTTCGAAACCCTAAAGAGCTTCCTTTAGAGTTTAAATAATTGAAAACGATAGAACAAGTAGGCAAGTTAAGTGTTTTTTTTTATTCTATATTTTTAAAAAAATCAAAAATTCCCATTTTTGAAATTAAAAAAATAGGTCAAAGAGAGTGTAAAGTCACACATTTTATTTTTGTGCGTTCGTTCTAAGTAACTACAAACAGGTTCTTCTTCAACAATTTCATTTGTTATTCTTAATATCTATCAATATCATATATTTTATTAGTTTCATACATTTGTTGTATATCTTTTTTAGACATCATATATAGCGATTCTGCATAATTTGGATCTATGTCTATATCACTAATACCTGATGCTTTGTTTGTTTCATATTCATTCTGAACTACTAGAATACTGTCTTTTGATACTTCGATTACTTTGAAAGTGCTATACATTCCTACTTCAGTAGTGTATTTATAAACATCATTTTTTTGAGGAGTTTTTAAATAAGATTTAAAGTTTTGTTCGCTTTGGTAATCTGAATAAGCTATACCACCAATTAGAAGAGCAATAAGAAGTAAGCCTATAAATTGCCATGCTGGAGTAGTAGTTTCTTTTTTTAGTTCTTGCGATTTAGTTTTAAGCTGCTCAGGTACATTCTTTTTATCCAAAACCTCTTGGCAATTTTGGCATTGCATAGCGACTGTTTTTCCAAAAGGAAATAAAGGAATCCAAAAAATATGAGCGTGTCTAGAATATGCACTCATAATAACAGAATCTTCTGATTTGCAAATAGGACAAACAATTCCTTTTGGTTGTTCTGTTTTTAGATGTTTTGAGCCTGTTCCGTAAATTAGCATAAGAAATAAGTAAGTTTGAAGTAAATTATAATCAGACAAAGCTAACAAGAACTTGAATTAAAATAGTTCATTTCATATAAAGTAATTTCAAAATGAAAAACTCCTCTATTTTCAAACAATGAAAACAAAGGAGTTTTTTAATACTCAAAGTTATTAAAAAGCTTTTCTTTTTCGATTTTCCTTATTTTTAGATACTTTTTTATTTCTCTATTCAAAAAGCCTCCTTGGGCAGTAAAAATACGTAGTCAAAACGTTTTGACAGGATTATAAATAGATTTTCCATAAAGAGAAGAAGGATAAAATATAGCTGTCTTATTTTCAAAATAATTCCAGTTTACTCTATCAAAATGATAATTTTTATCTAACCAATTCTTTACTATTTCATAATTTCTAATACCAAATAGATTGAAACAATTCTTATTTCCAAAGACATCTAAAAAAGTTACAATGTCTATTGCTTCTCCTGTTTTTTCATCAATATAAAATGCTACTATTTCTATTTCAGAAATATACATTTTCCAATATATTTCCTCCCTGCCAATAAGGCAAATAGAATCTTCATTGATTTGCAAATACTCATAGTATTCTCTTACCGTTTCCACAAACTATTATTTTAAGATAAATAGACAAAATGGATAATTTCTTATGTTATGATTAAGAAATTATCCATTTTCAACTTTTCACTCTCAATTATCTCTACACTTTATTAATAGCTACTTTCTGCAAAATTCCATCAATGATATTTCGTGTTGTGATTCCTTCTGCTTCTGCTTCAAAATTAAGGATAATACGGTGTCCGAAAATATCATAAATTACTTCTTTAATATCTTCTGGAATTACATAATCTCTTCCCTCCATAAATGCCATTGCCTTTGCAGCACGATTGAGCGCAATACCAGCACGAGGTGAAACGCCAAACTGAACATATTTTGCTTCTTCTTTTAAGCCATAATCTTTAGGAAAACGACTTGCAAAAATAAGCTCTACTACATACTCTTCAAGCTGTTCATTCATTTTTACTTGATTGATGGCTTCACGAATTGCAAAAACTTCATCACTAGAAAGGACTGGATTTACGTCTTCTTTATAATTCGTATTTGCCATACGACGCATAATTTCTAATTCCGATTTTTTATCTGGATAGGTAATAAAAACTTTCATCATAAAACGATCGACTTGTGCTTCTGGAAGTGGATATGTTCCCTCTTGATCGACTGGATTTTGTGTTGCCAATACCAAAAATGGCTTATCCAACTTAAAAGTAGTTTCTCCAATCGTAACTTGACGCTCTTGCATCGCCTCCAAAAGTGCAGCCTGTACCTTGGCAGGAGAACGGTTGATTTCATCAGCAAGAATGATATTTGAAAAAATAGGTCCTTTCTTTACCTCAAATTCCCCCTTTGTTTGGTTATAAATCATTGTTCCGATAAGGTCAGCAGGAAGAAGGTCTGGCGTAAACTGAATACGTTGGAAGCCTAAATCTAATACTTTTGCAAGTGTATTGACTGTCAAAGTTTTGGCAAGACCAGGGACACCTTCTAAAAGTACGTGTCCTTGTGTAAAAAGTCCAATCAAAAGACGATTGACCATATAACGCTGTCCAACGACAACTTTTCCCATTTCTGTATAAACCTGTTCTATTTTAGCCCTAAGTTCTTGATTATCAGCAGTCATATTATTTGAGTAGTGAACAGTTACAACTGTTCTTTTTTAAATTCCTATATTTTTTACTCTGACAACTTGGAAGTTATCAGCTACATGTACAAAGATTTGTTTAAAAATTGTATTTTGCAAATCCTAATCATTTCTTTCTGTTTTCTTTTAGTTTCTTTTCAGAAAGATAACTAATAATTAGCTATCTTTTGTCAATCCATTTTTTTTTAAGAAATTTGCATAAATAAATTTAGAAGTTAGATTTTAGAAATTAGAATTTAACATCTTAATACAATACAACTTACTTTCCAATCTCTCTCTTGCAAAAAAATACTTCTCAATCTCTTCTTGAAAGGGTAAAAGAAACCCAAACCGAACCTACAAAGGCTTTTCAACGATTGCTTTTTGTAATGGACGACCTACGTCAGAACTGTCCTTGGGACAAAAAACAGACCTTAGAATCACTTCGTTACCTTACGATTGAAGAAGTATATGAACTTTCTGATGCTATTCTTTCTCAAAAAGACCAAAAGGATAAATCTGAAATAAAAAAAGAATTAGGAGATTTGATGTTGCATTTGGTTTTTTATTCCAAAATTGCTTCTGAAACTGATGATTTTGATATTACTGATGTTTTGAATTCTGTTTGTGAAAAACTTATTCATCGTCATCCTCATATTTATAGTGATGTAATTGCAGAAACCGAAAAGGAAGTAAAGCTAAATTGGGAAAGAATTAAATTACAAGAAAAAAGTAATTCTGATAATTCAAATTCTGACCAAAAAACAAAAAGTCTTTTTGAGGGTGTTCCCAAATCTATGCCTGCACTTGTAAAAGCAATCCGAATTCAAGAAAAAGCTCGTGGAGTGGGTTTTGACTGGGATAAGGCAAGTGATGTTTGGGAAAAAGTAAAAGAAGAAGAACAAGAACTCTTTGAACATATTGATACTTCAAATGACGAAGTTCATAAAGTAACTAATCAAGAAGAAGCCGAACAAGAATTTGGAGATTTACTTTTTTCGATGATTAATTATGCTCGTTTTTTGGGTATAAACCCTGAAAATGCACTTGAAAAAACAAATCGCAAATTTATCAGTCGCTTTGAGTTTTTGGAAACAGAAGCATACAAAGACGGAAAAAAACTAGAAAAAATGACCTTGGCCGAAATGGAAAGTTATTGGCAAAAGGCAAAAAAAATATAACCAATAAAATAATAATTCAAAACCCTAAGGGTCTTGAAGCCCCTTAGGGTTTACTGGAAAATAGGGAAATAATACATAACACATGGAACTAACTACACAAGCTATTGCCAATTTGGTAGGTGGAAAAGTGGAAGGAGATGAGAAGGCAAAAATCAATACGGTTGCCAAAATACAAGAAGGTACAGTAGGTGCGATTGCTTTTTTGGCTAATCCAAAATACGAAAATTTCATTTATGAAACACAAGCAACGGCTGTTTTGGTAAGTGAAACCTTCGAAGCCAAAGAAACAATTTCTACTACACTTATTCGTGTTCCTGATGCTTATACAGCTTTTGGAAAACTACTTGCAGCTTATCAACAAATGACACAGATGAAAAAAGTAGGCATCGAAAAACCTTCTTTTCAATCTAGCACAAGTGATTTGGGCGAAGATGTGTATTTGGGAGCATTTAGTTATGTAGGTGAAAACACGAAGATAGGAAATAACGTAAAGGTTTACCCCAACTCATACATTGGAGATAATTGTAAGATAGATGATGATACAATTATTTATGCAGGAGTAAAAATCTATTCTAATACTCAAATCGGTAAAAACTGTGTCATTCATTCAGGAGCAGTTTTGGGAAGTGATGGTTTTGGTTTTGCACCTCAAAAAGATGGTTCTTATGAGCCTATTCCTCAAATCGGAAATGTAATTTTAGAAGATAATGTCAGTATTGGTGCAAATGCTGCCATTGATTGTGCTACAATGGGCTCTACGCTCATCAAAAAAGGTGTAAAGATTGATAATTTGGTTCAGATTGCTCATAATGTTCAGATAGGACAAAATACTGTCATTGCTGCACAAAGTGGCGTTTCTGGTTCTTCTGAATTAGGAAAAAACTGTATTTTGGCTGGACAAGTAGGAGTAGTCGGGCATATAAAAATAGCCGATAGAGTAACCGTAGCAGCACAAAGTGGTGTTTCGAAAAGTTATAATAAAGAAGGAGGAAATCTTTTGGGTTCTCCTGCCAACGAACACCAACAACAAATCAAAAACTTTGTAGTAATGAAAAACTTATCTTCTCTAAAGAAAAAAGTAGATGATTTGGATAGGAAAGTGAATGGATAATTGTGAATGAAATGAATTTAGCAGAATTAGTTTATTTGGGTAATTTTGAAGAAGCAAGTAAGATTACTCTTAAAATATCCCCTCAACAAATTTATGAGTCATTAAGAGAGAAAGCTCATGAAGAAATTGATATAGTTTTTTATGGTTTTTTCGTCCACTTACTCCTTCATAGACCGAAAAAAGATTTGGCTGAATTACACCATAATGTAAGCCTATTGCTTTTTCTAGACTTACGAAGTATTAATGGTGCATATGATTTAGCTGAATACCATATAAAGGAAGCTATTAAATATGACCCAGAAGATGAAGACTATCATAGATATTTGGAACATTTAAAAAGTATTCCTCGTTAATACCTCCGTTCAGCTTGGAATTGAATAAAATTGTTAAGCGTAGCCCCTCCAAGTCGATTTGATTCTGTGGTGGCAACGTTGTAAAATTTAAGTGAAAAATATAATTTTTGCAATTTAAAATTGCCTTTTTTACGTTGATAAAATCACGTTGTAGGAAGTCTGCAACTACGATTTATCAGCTTGACAAATCTTAGATTTGCAGGTCAAGTAGGTATTTTGTATTTAATTTTCACAAAATTACTTGAAAATATAAGTCTAAGACTTTCCAACTGATAGGGGTAATTTTTTCATAAATTTAATATTCTTATTCAAGAATGATAGGTTTTATTTAGAAACAGAAAATCTCTTCGTTTAGTATATTCAATAGACTGGAATCAACATTTTCAGAAAAGAGAGAATAATTTATACGGGTTTACGTTCTTCTTCAAAAAACGTAAAATTCTAAACTAAGATAAGCCATGAAACTCTCAACAACAACTTTTCTAACGACTGGATTGATACTAATTTCTTTTACCCTCTTTGCTCAAAATAAAAAAACAACATACTATGATAGCCTAGAAAACATTACGACATGGGAAGCCTACTATGGGCAAGTATTTGAAGGGCGTTACACTCCAAGCTACGACAAACAAAAAAATGAAGGTCGTCTTATCAGAACTTCAGAAGAAGAATATCAAGAACAACTAAAGATAACCAAAGAAGGTATCACCACTACTAAAAGAGTAGGAGAAATTTGCCCAGATTTTGAAGTAGAAGATATAGAAGGAAATAGATATAGTAAAGAAGAGCTTAAAGGCAAAATAATTGTACTCAATTTTTGGTTTATTGGCTGTGCTTCTTGTGAGATGGAACTCTCTGCCCTTAATAAATTAAGAAGCCTTTATTCAGATAACCCAGATGTTATATTTCTTTCATTTGCTAAAAATGACAAAGAAAAGTTAAAAGATTTTTTGCCTTCTCATCCTATAAACTATCAAGTTATTCCAACAGAAAAAAAATACATAAAAAAGAATTTTGTATTAAACGCCTTCCCTACACATATTATAGTAGATGAAAAAGGAGTTATTTCTTACTGCGCTGTGGGTACAGGTATTGGCATTTTAGATATTTTGAAGTCAGAGATTGAATCTATACAAAACCGAAATCAGTAACGAGTAGTTTCAGAGTAAAATGTAGTATATATCAACAATTTGTAATTTACCATTCGCATTACTAACCATTATTCAAAAGAAGTTTTTACCTTTGTAAAACTAATAAACTAAGCCTCTTCGTTATTTCTCTCAAAAACTGATAATAAAGTCATACTAGGCTCAATAACTTGTCTTTAAAACTGTATCATACAAAATATGAAAACCAATCAACACACCATAAAAAAATCTGTAACTGTTTCTGGAATCGGTCTGCACACAGGCGTAAAATCTACCATGACTTTTCTACCAGCCAAACCAAACCATGGAATAAAGTTTTGTAGAATTGATATAGAAGGAAGACCTGTCGTAGATGCAGATGTAGATTTTGTAGTTGATGTATCAAGAGGAACAACCATCGAGAAGGGAGAAGCACGAGTAAATACAGTAGAACATACATTGGCTGCTCTCGTCGGCTTAGAAATCGATAATGTTATGATTGAATTAGACGGTCCCGAACCTCCAATTATGGACGGAAGTTCTATCGATTTTATCAATCATCTGAAAGAAGCAGGTTTGGAAGAACAAAACGTACCTCGTAATTTCTTCGAAATTGATACAAGTATTCATTATACAGATGCTGATAACAATATAGAAATTGCTGCTTTGCCATTAGATAATTATCGCCTTACGGTAATGGTAGATTATAATTCGCCTGTTTTGGGAAGCCAGTATGCAGCCTTGAATGATATTTCAGAGTTTGAAAAAGAAGTGGCTAGTTGTCGTACTTTTTGCTTTTTGCACGAACTAGAAACGCTTTATAATAATAACCTTATTCAAGGTGGCGATTTTGATAATGCTATCGTGATTGTAGATAGAGTTTTATCAGATGAAGAGATGGCAAGATTAGCCAAAATGTTTAATAAAGATAAGATAGAAGTTAAGAAAGAAGGAACACTAAACAACGTAGAACTTCGCTACAAAAACGAACCTGCAAGACATAAACTTTTAGATTTAGTTGGAGATTTGGCTCTTGTTGGTCGTCCTATAAAGGCACAAATTTTGGCTGCAAGACCAGGACATGCTGCAAATGTTGCTTTTGCTAAGAAAATCAAGAAAAGAATACAAAAAGCATCAGGCGTTCAGATTCCGAAGTATGACCCAAAGATGCCACCTGTTTTAGACATCAATCAGATTTCGAAAGTGCTTCCACATCGCTATCCATTTTTGCTTATCGATAAAGTTATTTACTTAGATGAAAATTCTGTTGTAGGAGTAAAAAATGTAACGATGAATGAGCCTTTTTTTCAAGGACACTTTCCAGAAAACCCAGTAATGCCAGGAGTTTTGCAAGTAGAAGCAATGGCACAAACAGGAGGAATCTTAGTTTTGAATACCGTTGATGACCCAAATAATTATTGGTCGTATTTTATTGGTATTGATAATTGTCGTTTCCGTCAGAAGGTTTTACCAGGAGATACTGTTGTCTTTAAGTGTGAGCTAGTTGCACCTATCCGTAGAGGAATTGCCAAAATGAAAGGACAAGCCTACGTAGCAGGAAAGTTAGTTTGTGAGGCTGTCCTTACGGCTGGTATTGTAAAAAAAGATTAATCTTAAAAAGATTTTTATTGAAAAATTGAAACGCATTTGCTTTTTTTGGTAAATGCGTTTTTTATAAAATCAAGTGAAATAAGACGAAGCATATTTTTATAAGACAATACAATTTATTATTTGCTTATAAAAAGAGTAAAATTACTTGTTAATCGTTTCTATGAAATATAAATCATTGAATCATCGTAGTATTTTGTTTGAAAGGGGTATTCAAAACTCTCAAATCAGTAGGTAGTTTTGAAATAAAATCACTCCACTCTGGAATAGTATCTCTGTGGATAGTTGCAAAATAATTTATTGTTTTGTTTTTAACGGTAATTCCTATCTGTAACTGGCAAAAAAGGGAATCAATAGCTCTACTGGGATGATATATAATATGATATTTGAATTGTTTTATGTCATCAAAAGCAATAAATGTATTGCTGTTTTTCCTACTGTTGTGATGTATTACTAGACCTCTTCTTTTGTAATCTATATACATAGAAAACTTTGTCTTTGCATTTTCAATCTGTTTTATAGATTTATTTTCTGTTTTGTATGGTAATGAAAAGTTCATTCCAGCAAACACAGTAATCAGTACGCTTACAAGGAATACTATCATTCCTACCGAAAAACTATGTGCAATAGAGCCAATTATTCCTGATAAAAAAGGCAAAAATAACATGAACAACATAGATAAAGCACAACCAAATTGGTCTTCCATAAACATAGGTTTCTTAGCAAACCCAAAAGTCAGTAACTCTCT harbors:
- a CDS encoding zinc-ribbon domain-containing protein, with the protein product MLIYGTGSKHLKTEQPKGIVCPICKSEDSVIMSAYSRHAHIFWIPLFPFGKTVAMQCQNCQEVLDKKNVPEQLKTKSQELKKETTTPAWQFIGLLLIALLIGGIAYSDYQSEQNFKSYLKTPQKNDVYKYTTEVGMYSTFKVIEVSKDSILVVQNEYETNKASGISDIDIDPNYAESLYMMSKKDIQQMYETNKIYDIDRY
- a CDS encoding PDZ domain-containing protein gives rise to the protein MLFRNFKTVLSVFLLVLLFTSISFSSFSQKINYKIEFPAPQTHYTSVTIEVNEIKDKESIDFVMPVWAPGSYLIREFAKGLESVKSDSDIEKISKNVWRVKTNGKSSVKIMYDVYGFEHSVRTSFIDASHAALIPTSIFMYVDGMKNEQATLEIEKPNDWKTISTSLKNKDGKENIFEIPNYDILADSPIEIGNQEILEFEAAGVKHSVVMYGKGNYDEAKITKDMAKVVEAATKVWGENPAEDYKFLVHNSARGGGGLEHLNSTSLVVDRMSYGTQRGYLGFLGLVAHEYFHLWNVKRLRPFALTNYDYTQEQHTNLLWIFEGFTSYYDELLLTRAGFVDDNYYLNTLSGNISAAENKKGRHVQPVTEASFDAWIKAYRPNENSGNTTVSYYGQGSVYAAMLDLMIIESTDAKKNLDDVMRYLYNEYYKKQKRGYTDEEFQAAVGIIAGKPFKSFFDNVVYGTQVPDYATYLGYAGLKLMVSENTSKATLGIRTSESGGNLKVRSTERDGAAYKQGLNVNDEIIAADNFRVTSNGELAEILQYKGVGEEVVLLIARDGLLQTLTIKLEADDTKGYRIDKIDNPSKKQQKVYEKWFEKK
- a CDS encoding MoxR family ATPase, translated to MTADNQELRAKIEQVYTEMGKVVVGQRYMVNRLLIGLFTQGHVLLEGVPGLAKTLTVNTLAKVLDLGFQRIQFTPDLLPADLIGTMIYNQTKGEFEVKKGPIFSNIILADEINRSPAKVQAALLEAMQERQVTIGETTFKLDKPFLVLATQNPVDQEGTYPLPEAQVDRFMMKVFITYPDKKSELEIMRRMANTNYKEDVNPVLSSDEVFAIREAINQVKMNEQLEEYVVELIFASRFPKDYGLKEEAKYVQFGVSPRAGIALNRAAKAMAFMEGRDYVIPEDIKEVIYDIFGHRIILNFEAEAEGITTRNIIDGILQKVAINKV
- a CDS encoding type II toxin-antitoxin system PemK/MazF family toxin encodes the protein MKKGEIWLVNLPKIIKNEKDKMVFAVITTVGVSFSFIAVLPLIDWKEDYISSKSIVKIENNDNPNLEKIFAVDCWQVQPIYNDKDRFIKKIGMINETTMQKVHETIADTFNWL
- a CDS encoding GNAT family N-acetyltransferase; the protein is MNFRKATKEDISIIVEMIADDELGKKRENFQNPLPQEYIKAFEEINADKNQELIIVQDENNEIIGTLQLSFIQYLTYRGGIRAQIEAVRIRKDKRGIGLGKTMFEWAINRAKERNAHLLQLTTDKQRPQAIKFYEDLGFKATHEGMKIHF
- the purL gene encoding phosphoribosylformylglycinamidine synthase subunit PurL; its protein translation is MEITTTETAQKLGLTAEEFIKIEEILGRKPNFTELSIFSVMWSEHCSYKNSIVWLKTLPKKSDRMLVEAGEENAGLVDIGDGLACSFKIESHNHPSALEPYQGAATGVGGINRDIFTMGARPIAQLNSLRFGNISSAKTQWLVRGVVKGIGDYGNAFGIPTVGGEVYFDECYNVNPLVNAFSAGIVETDKIASAISFGVGNPVYIVGSATGKDGIHGASFASKDISDDSIKDLPAVQVGDPFQEKLLLEATLEAIATGHLIGIQDMGAAGITCSTSEMSAKGEHGMKIYLDKVPTRQKNMQPFEILLSESQERMLIVIKKGKEAELQAIFDKWDLNCAQIGEVTDTKRLEFYVNDELVADVPADDLVLGGGAPVYHREYTEPEYYKEFQQFQIDEIEEPEDEKLPEIAKFLIGHPNIASRRWIAEQYDSMVGTANTSTNEPSDAAIVNVKGTNKNIVISVDCNSRYVNSDPEKGTTIAVCEAARNIVCSGGEPVAITNCLNFGNPYIPEVYWHFVGAIKGMKTACERLGTPVTGGNVSFYNQSSDEGPVFPTPTIGMLGLLEDINLKMTLDFKNEGDIIYQLGTSRNDISCSEYLYSYHNYKASPAPFIDLEEEAKLQETILELIKNKLIVSAHDISDGGLFVTLTESAMAANKDLGFSVKTTSHKVRKDAFWFGESQSRVVVSVSKDKKEEFETMLNNQNVAFSELGSVVSEKVCQVDGNIWLSVDDAKQEFEATLPKYLN